One genomic segment of Thermomicrobiales bacterium includes these proteins:
- a CDS encoding Fic family protein, producing the protein MHRAILDCMGERLEPLRDEGLLESALMRAQMAAYYDSADLVTQAVLMAVGISQNQPFVDGNKRAALVTLDVFLRVNGLEFRGDSRAGSTHRTDRQGPGSTAPKQPRFRALVASEG; encoded by the coding sequence CTGCATCGTGCGATCCTGGACTGCATGGGCGAGCGGCTGGAACCACTGCGCGATGAAGGGCTACTCGAATCGGCGTTGATGCGCGCACAAATGGCCGCCTACTATGACAGTGCGGACCTGGTCACCCAGGCGGTGCTGATGGCCGTTGGGATCTCACAGAACCAGCCCTTCGTCGACGGCAACAAGCGGGCAGCACTTGTAACGCTTGATGTCTTCCTGCGCGTCAACGGCCTGGAGTTCCGGGGAGATTCTCGAGCTGGCAGCACGCATCGAACAGATCGCCAAGGACCGGGGAGCACCGCTCCGAAGCAACCTCGATTTCGCGCGCTGGTTGCGAGCGAGGGTTGA
- a CDS encoding membrane dipeptidase, whose amino-acid sequence MTERGKALLEEMNETNLLDITHLNDQSFWEAVEIFTGPIWASHSNCRALFGDRQLTDQMLQHIIERRGHRLRARRLDGGAELDSGRKHPEICSMEDYVDHIDHICQVGRQCESSRRHWNRPDGGYGTEQTPRDLDTIYESFLSSYPWPAPRPRLRRRHRKDHAR is encoded by the coding sequence TTGACCGAACGGGGCAAAGCGCTGCTGGAAGAGATGAACGAGACCAACCTGCTGGATATCACCCACCTCAACGACCAATCGTTCTGGGAGGCGGTGGAGATCTTCACGGGGCCGATCTGGGCATCGCATTCCAACTGCCGCGCGTTGTTCGGCGACCGCCAGCTCACCGACCAAATGCTCCAGCACATCATCGAGCGACGGGGTCATCGGCTGCGCGCTCGACGCCTGGATGGTGGTGCCGAACTGGATTCGGGGCGAAAGCACCCCGAAATCTGCAGCATGGAAGACTACGTCGATCACATCGACCATATCTGCCAGGTTGGCCGGCAATGCGAATCTTCACGCCGCCATTGGAACCGACCTGATGGTGGTTATGGCACGGAGCAGACCCCGCGCGACCTCGACACGATTTATGAGTCTTTCTTAAGCAGCTATCCCTGGCCGGCTCCGCGCCCGCGGCTACGCCGACGACATCGAAAAGATCATGCACGGTAA
- a CDS encoding serine hydrolase encodes MSVVPIRRSTPEAEGIPSSAILDFVDALEQHAHPLDAVHSFILLRHGSVVAEGWWTPYRPEVPHMLYSLSKSFTSSAIGIAVAEGLLRVDDPVLKFFPDDAPANPSGNLQAMTVEHLLTMNTGHHEDTLAAVWLGADDDWPRAFLALPVEHKPGSWFVYNTPATYMLSAIITQLTGESLIDYLRPRLFDPLGIEHPVWDTDPRGRSLGGSGLHITTDGISRFGQMYLQRGAWNGQRILSEVWIDAASAAHSDNSNTQTNPDWIVGYGYQFWRSQPADVYRGDGAFGQFCVIFPEQDAVLAITSGVQNMQRVLDHVWKHLLPAFGDAALPHDSNVQAALATKLASLSLPSAQGATTSSLIETISGRAYALEANSLGIERIVCEFDSFDATTITITDTSGDHRVVSGLGEWLAGESEGRILSPMNPGSGGVGLERTSASGAWTSDDTFELRVCYTGGEVCPILRFQLPDCQRSVEIDPNISWNEPTVTTLTGHAEQ; translated from the coding sequence ATGTCCGTAGTTCCTATTCGACGCAGCACTCCGGAAGCTGAAGGCATCCCATCTTCCGCCATTCTCGACTTCGTCGACGCGCTCGAGCAGCACGCGCATCCGCTGGACGCGGTGCACAGCTTCATACTGCTGCGGCACGGATCGGTGGTGGCCGAGGGGTGGTGGACGCCGTATCGCCCCGAAGTTCCGCACATGCTCTATTCGTTGAGCAAGAGCTTCACGTCGTCGGCTATCGGGATCGCGGTGGCAGAGGGGTTGCTGCGCGTCGACGACCCGGTGCTGAAGTTCTTTCCGGACGATGCGCCAGCGAACCCGAGCGGCAATCTGCAGGCGATGACCGTCGAGCATCTCCTCACCATGAACACGGGACATCACGAGGACACGCTGGCCGCGGTTTGGCTCGGCGCGGATGACGATTGGCCGCGCGCCTTTCTTGCCCTGCCGGTGGAGCACAAACCAGGAAGCTGGTTCGTCTACAACACTCCGGCGACGTATATGCTCTCGGCAATCATCACCCAACTCACCGGAGAATCCCTGATCGACTACCTCCGCCCACGGTTGTTCGACCCGTTGGGTATCGAGCATCCGGTCTGGGATACCGATCCGCGCGGACGCAGCCTGGGCGGATCGGGATTGCACATCACGACCGACGGTATTTCCCGTTTCGGACAGATGTACCTGCAACGTGGCGCATGGAATGGCCAGCGCATTCTGAGCGAGGTATGGATCGATGCGGCGAGCGCGGCGCACTCCGACAACAGCAACACGCAGACGAATCCCGATTGGATCGTTGGTTACGGGTATCAGTTTTGGCGTTCCCAGCCAGCCGACGTCTATCGCGGCGATGGCGCGTTTGGGCAGTTCTGCGTCATCTTCCCGGAGCAGGACGCCGTGCTGGCGATAACCAGCGGCGTGCAGAACATGCAGCGCGTGCTCGACCATGTCTGGAAGCACCTTTTGCCTGCATTCGGGGACGCTGCGCTGCCCCACGATTCAAACGTACAAGCGGCGTTGGCGACGAAGCTGGCGTCCCTCTCCTTGCCATCTGCGCAGGGCGCTACGACCTCCAGTCTCATCGAGACCATATCCGGTCGAGCTTATGCGCTCGAGGCGAATAGCTTGGGAATCGAGCGAATCGTCTGTGAGTTCGATTCCTTCGACGCCACCACCATCACCATTACCGACACCAGTGGCGACCATCGGGTCGTTAGCGGACTTGGCGAGTGGCTAGCGGGAGAATCGGAGGGCCGAATCCTCAGTCCAATGAACCCCGGATCGGGTGGGGTCGGCCTGGAACGCACAAGCGCAAGTGGAGCGTGGACGAGCGACGACACATTCGAGCTCCGCGTCTGCTACACGGGAGGCGAGGTCTGCCCGATCTTGCGGTTTCAGTTGCCGGATTGCCAGCGCTCGGTCGAGATCGATCCCAATATCTCCTGGAATGAACCCACGGTAACGACGCTTACAGGTCACGCCGAGCAGTGA
- a CDS encoding alpha/beta hydrolase, whose product MEPIPNSSVSRRKLLGYGSAVLAAGGFASVGAPMPANAQTPIADHVDGDFAGLVDIGGRSLYLTCAGSGGPTVVLVTGYRDTSDIWSRDQRNLTDPRTMVLPALAEFTRVCAYDRPGTATSVGDEDLISRSDAVPQPRTATDAVEELHALVHAAGIETPFVLAAHSLGGAIARLYTSAYPEDVSGLVLIDAYNEFIEALMTPEQWASLVAFNAELGTDDIVPIPGYGDIETIPYGSMNPELRETAPFGDIPLAVVAHGVPFEIDTVPEGFTSAEELEGFLTAANEQLATLTTDARYWVGETSGHYVQQDQPELVVEAVRQVVTGVREPDTWTSLESCCDG is encoded by the coding sequence TTGGAACCCATTCCGAATTCGTCCGTCTCTCGCCGGAAGTTGCTGGGCTATGGCAGCGCGGTCCTCGCGGCCGGCGGGTTCGCCTCAGTCGGAGCGCCAATGCCTGCCAACGCCCAAACGCCCATCGCCGATCACGTCGATGGCGATTTCGCCGGTCTGGTCGATATCGGAGGACGGTCGCTCTATCTCACCTGCGCTGGCAGTGGCGGCCCGACGGTAGTGCTGGTGACCGGCTATCGCGACACGAGCGATATCTGGTCGCGCGATCAGCGAAACCTGACCGATCCCCGCACCATGGTTTTGCCGGCATTGGCGGAGTTCACCCGTGTCTGCGCGTACGACCGGCCCGGCACCGCGACTTCGGTGGGGGACGAGGACTTGATCAGCCGTAGCGATGCTGTTCCTCAACCGCGCACCGCCACCGATGCGGTGGAGGAGTTGCATGCGCTGGTGCACGCGGCTGGCATCGAGACGCCCTTCGTGCTGGCGGCGCATTCGCTCGGCGGCGCAATTGCACGACTGTACACCAGCGCGTATCCGGAGGATGTCTCCGGACTTGTGCTCATCGACGCCTACAACGAGTTCATCGAAGCGCTCATGACCCCGGAGCAATGGGCCTCGCTGGTGGCATTCAACGCCGAACTGGGCACGGACGACATCGTCCCCATTCCCGGCTACGGTGATATCGAAACCATCCCCTACGGAAGCATGAACCCGGAGTTACGCGAAACCGCCCCGTTCGGCGATATCCCGCTGGCGGTGGTGGCGCACGGGGTTCCCTTCGAGATCGACACGGTGCCGGAGGGATTCACCTCCGCTGAGGAGCTCGAAGGCTTTCTGACTGCTGCGAACGAGCAACTGGCCACACTGACCACCGATGCGCGGTATTGGGTCGGGGAGACAAGCGGGCACTATGTGCAACAGGACCAGCCTGAGCTCGTCGTCGAAGCGGTTCGGCAGGTGGTGACCGGAGTGCGCGAGCCGGACACCTGGACATCGCTGGAATCGTGCTGCGACGGATAG
- a CDS encoding ABC transporter permease: MAATVSLAPEEERLGSRPRPWRQMLRTASGAVGATIVALYLIVALMGALGLTPYPPLEQNRLDRLQGPSRDHLMGTDILGRDVFSRIIKGGTNSLIVVSLSVLLACTVGTAIGVISAYSGGFTDNVAMRVMDIFFAFPAILLALLVVTVLGAGTRTTIFAIALVYIPIFSRVARAPVLALKQTEFVEAANSIGMRRWRILTRHILPNAVAPIIVQISLALSWALLTEAGLSFLGLGTPPPEPSWGQMLSESTGIAEIAPWLLIFPGAAIMLSVLGFNLLGDSLRDALDPRLRGSR; this comes from the coding sequence ATGGCAGCGACCGTTAGCCTGGCGCCGGAAGAAGAGCGCCTGGGATCGCGGCCGCGCCCGTGGCGGCAGATGCTGCGCACGGCCAGCGGCGCGGTGGGCGCCACGATCGTCGCGCTCTATCTCATCGTCGCCTTGATGGGCGCGCTCGGGCTGACCCCCTATCCGCCACTGGAGCAAAACCGGCTCGACCGGTTGCAGGGGCCAAGCCGGGACCACCTGATGGGTACCGATATCCTCGGGCGCGACGTCTTCAGCCGCATCATCAAGGGCGGCACCAATTCGCTGATCGTGGTGTCGCTCAGCGTACTGCTGGCCTGCACGGTCGGCACAGCCATTGGGGTGATCTCGGCCTACAGCGGTGGGTTCACCGATAACGTGGCCATGCGGGTGATGGACATCTTTTTCGCGTTTCCGGCCATCCTGCTGGCGTTGCTGGTGGTGACCGTGCTCGGTGCTGGCACGCGCACAACGATCTTCGCGATCGCGCTGGTCTATATCCCCATCTTTTCCCGGGTCGCGCGCGCGCCGGTGCTGGCGTTGAAACAGACCGAGTTCGTGGAGGCGGCCAATAGCATCGGGATGCGACGCTGGCGCATCCTTACGCGTCACATCCTGCCGAACGCGGTTGCGCCGATCATCGTCCAGATCAGTCTGGCCCTTTCCTGGGCGTTGCTGACCGAAGCGGGTTTGAGCTTTCTCGGTCTGGGCACGCCCCCGCCGGAACCGTCCTGGGGGCAAATGCTGAGCGAAAGCACCGGCATTGCCGAGATCGCGCCCTGGTTGCTGATCTTCCCCGGCGCGGCCATCATGCTCAGCGTGCTCGGTTTCAACCTGCTTGGCGACAGCTTGCGCGACGCGCTGGACCCCCGGCTGCGCGGATCCCGGTGA